The Brassica napus cultivar Da-Ae chromosome C7, Da-Ae, whole genome shotgun sequence genome has a segment encoding these proteins:
- the LOC106357989 gene encoding probable LRR receptor-like serine/threonine-protein kinase At1g29720 isoform X2, producing MLIVFSIIFPFFTIITSFLAISTSVSSILHQDELNALKKIATTLGINGLNLSYGDPCHLGYLKMIPEVAIVSNRELRNNTIDCDCSFNNNTTCRIINIDLCRNYLSGSIPMEWASLPNLTYISLCANRLSGPLPSGLQNFNNLRFLGVEANQFSGPIPDGIGNLTNLKGLQLGSNQFTGSLPNTLARLVNLEDFRVSDNNFDGTIPAYIGNWPRLQKLYLYASGLKGPIPDEIARLENLTNLFITDTSGINIFPYISSQAIETLILRNVSLSGPIPSYIWNMPKLKILDLSFNNLTGDVHGGRAPAYTYLTGNRLSGEVESGVFLKSNAQIDLSYNNFSWWPSCQENSNINTYRSSYLNNLTGILPCAGPINCTSYQRTLHINCGGDNIVITKSSHKITYQADNTKTKAATNQQFKDWGISNTGEFFSDGHTKESSNTDDTYIISTSLRLSGDSPDIYKTARRSPLSLVYYAFCMENGTYSVKLHFMEIQFSDQELYSRLGRRIFDVYVQGVLFLRDFNIKEAANGTLKPVFKTVSANVTNNILEIQLYWAGKGTTLIPERGNYGPLISAISLCHSSMEPQCGAMKTELDTNYPLIFGVVGSLIAVTLLAFGLYTQKICIRDKYTRERDLRAQGVQTVCFTWRQLEAATNNFDQANKLGEGGFGSVFRGELSDGTIIAVKQLSSKSCQGNREFVNEIGMISGLNHPNLVKLYGCCVEKNQLMLVYEYMENNSLALALFGKSSLKLQWEVRQNICVGIARGLEFLHEGSMIRMVHRDIKTSNVLLDADLNAKISDFGLARLHEEEHTHISTKIAGTVGYMAPEYALWGHLTEKADVFSFGVVAMEIVSGKSNMKRKGSDDHVSLINWALTLHQRGDIMEIVDPVLQGDFNSKEAVRMIKVAFLCTNSSPSLRPTMSEAVKMLEGEINIREVMSDPGLYGHNWSISNLINIDTHGSSSVSGVAHQTATTMQSSVSGSDLYPFCNESMILNSTAEFSSSPI from the exons ATGTTGATCGTCTTCTCAATTATTTTCCCCTTCTTTACAATCATCACAAGCTTCTTAGCAATCTCAACATCTGTTTCATCAATTCTTCATCAAGATGAGT TGAATGCTCTAAAGAAGATAGCCACTACACTTGGTATCAACGGATTGAACCTAAGTTATGGAGACCCTTGCCATTTAGGATACCTAAAGATGATTCCCGAAGTTGCTATTGTTTCGAATCGGGAGCTTAGAAACAACACCATTGACTGTGATTGTAGcttcaacaataacacaacatgTCGTATAATAAACAT aGACTTGTGTAGAAATTACCTTTCGGGCTCAATCCCAATGGAGTGGGCTTCGCTGCCAAACCTTACTTATAT CTCGCTCTGCGCGAATCGTTTGTCTGGGCCTTTACCATCTGGTTTACAAAATTTCAACAATCTGAGATTCCT AGGGGTTGAAGCAAATCAGTTCTCTGGTCCGATTCCCGACGGGATTGGTAACTTGACCAACCTAAAAGGATT ACAACTTGGGTCCAACCAATTTACAGGAAGCCTGCCTAACACTCTCGCGAGACTGGTGAACCTTGAGGATTT TAGGGTAAGTGACAATAACTTTGATGGTACCATCCCAGCATACATTGGCAACTGGCCTCGGCTTCAAAAGCT ATATCTATACGCGAGTGGACTAAAAGGACCAATACCTGATGAAATAGCGCGCCTAGAAAATCTTACTAACTT GTTTATCACTGATACGAGTGGGATTAACATCTTCCCATATATATCGAGCCAAGCCATTGAAACCCT GATTTTGAGGAATGTGAGTTTGTCTGGTCCGATTCCTTCTTACATCTGGAATATGCCAAAACTAAAGATTCT TGATTTATCATTCAACAATTTGACTGGTGACGTTCATGGAGGAAGAGCACCAGCATATAC ATATTTGACTGGAAACAGGCTTTCTGGAGAAGTTGAATCTGGTGTTTTTCTCAAAAGCAACGCTCAAAT TGATCTCTCTTACAACAATTTCTCATGGTGGCCTAGCTGCCAGGAGAATAG TAACATTAACACATACCGGAGCTCATACTTAAACAATTT AACTGGGATTCTTCCATGTGCTGGTCCAATCAACTGCACGAGCT ATCAGCGAACACTACATATAAACTGTGGTGGAGACAACATAGTTATTACAAAATCTTCTCATAAAATCACTTATCAAGCTGATAACACTAAAACCAAAGCCGCAACAAATCAGCAATTCAAAGACTGGGGAATTAGTAACACAGGGGAATTCTTCTCAGATGGTCATACGAAAGAATCAAGTAACACAGATGACACGTACATCATTTCAACTAGTTTAAGATTATCTGGGGATTCCCCTGATATCTATAAGACGGCACGTCGATCTCCCCTATCTCTAGTTTATTATGCGTTTTGCATGGAGAATGGAACCTACAGTGTGAAACTCCATTTTATGGAGATCCAGTTTTCAGACCAAGAACTATACAGTCGTCTTGGCAGACGCATATTTGACGTTTATGTTCAG GGAGTATTGTTCTTGAGGGATTTTAACATCAAAGAGGCGGCTAATGGGACTCTGAAGCCTGTTTTCAAAACAGTGAGTGCGAATGtgacaaataatatattagagATTCAGTTGTACTGGGCTGGTAAAGGAACAACACTTATTCCTGAAAGAGGAAATTATGGTCCTCTTATCTCTGCTATCTCCTTGTGTCACAGCA gTATGGAGCCACAATGTGGag CAATGAAAACAGAACTTGACACCAATTATCCACTAATTTTCGGGGTAGTGGGTAGCTTGATAGCAGTTACTCTCTTGGCTTTTGGATTATACACTCAGAAAATATGCATACGAGACAAGTACACACGAGAAAGAG ATTTGAGAGCACAGGGTGTGCAAACCGTTTGCTTTACTTGGAGGCAACTGGAAGCTGCAACAAACAATTTTGATCAAGCCAATAAACTTGGAGAAGGAGGTTTTGGATCCGTATTCAGA GGAGAGCTTTCAGATGGAACTATCATAGCAGTCAAGCAGCTATCTTCCAAGTCATGCCAAGGAAACCGCGAGTTTGTGAATGAGATAGGCATGATCTCAGGTCTGAATCATCCAAACCTTGTCAAGCTTTATGGATGTTGTGTAGAGAAGAATCAGTTAATGCTCGTGTACGAATACATGGAAAATAACTCCCTTGCTCTTGCACTGTTTG GAAAGAGCTCCCTGAAATTGCAATGGGAAGTTAGACAAAACATATGCGTGGGAATTGCAAGAGGGCTTGAATTCCTCCATGAAGGATCGATGATCAGGATGGTTCACCGTGACATAAAAACCAGTAACGTGCTTCTAGACGCTGACCTTAATGCAAAGATATCAGACTTTGGATTGGCTAGGCTCCATGAAGAAGAACACACCCACATTAGCACCAAGATTGCAGGGACCGT TGGATATATGGCTCCAGAATATGCACTGTGGGGTCATTTGACTGAGAAAGCAGACGTGTTCAGCTTCGGAGTTGTGGCAATGGAAATTGTTAGTGGAAAGAGTAATATGAAACGGAAAGGAAGTGATGATCATGTCTCCCTTATCAATTGG GCTCTGACGCTGCATCAGAGAGGGGACATAATGGAGATTGTAGATCCAGTGCTCCAAGGAGATTTCAACAGCAAAGAAGCAGTAAGGATGATCAAAGTTGCTTTCCTTTGCACAAACTCATCTCCTTCCTTAAGGCCTACCATGTCAGAGGCTGTTAAAATGCTCGAGGGAGAGATCAACATAAGAGAGGTTATGTCAGATCCTGGTCTATATGGACACAATTGGAGCATCTCAAATCTTATCAACATTGATACACATGGAAGCTCGAGTGTGTCTGGTGTGGCCCATCAAACGGCAACGACAATGCAAtcctctgtttctggttctGATCTCTACCCATTTTGCAATGAATCCATGATCCTAAACTCCACAGCAGAGTTTTCCTCCTCGCCAATATGA
- the LOC106357989 gene encoding probable LRR receptor-like serine/threonine-protein kinase At1g29720 isoform X3 has translation MLIVFSIIFPFFTIITSFLAISTSVSSILHQDELNALKKIATTLGINGLNLSYGDPCHLGYLKMIPEVAIVSNRELRNNTIDCDCSFNNNTTCRIINIDLKTLSLRGKLPPELAELQYLQTIDLCRNYLSGSIPMEWASLPNLTYIRVSDNNFDGTIPAYIGNWPRLQKLYLYASGLKGPIPDEIARLENLTNLFITDTSGINIFPYISSQAIETLILRNVSLSGPIPSYIWNMPKLKILDLSFNNLTGDVHGGRAPAYTYLTGNRLSGEVESGVFLKSNAQIDLSYNNFSWWPSCQENSNINTYRSSYLNNLTGILPCAGPINCTSYQRTLHINCGGDNIVITKSSHKITYQADNTKTKAATNQQFKDWGISNTGEFFSDGHTKESSNTDDTYIISTSLRLSGDSPDIYKTARRSPLSLVYYAFCMENGTYSVKLHFMEIQFSDQELYSRLGRRIFDVYVQGVLFLRDFNIKEAANGTLKPVFKTVSANVTNNILEIQLYWAGKGTTLIPERGNYGPLISAISLCHSSMEPQCGAMKTELDTNYPLIFGVVGSLIAVTLLAFGLYTQKICIRDKYTRERDLRAQGVQTVCFTWRQLEAATNNFDQANKLGEGGFGSVFRGELSDGTIIAVKQLSSKSCQGNREFVNEIGMISGLNHPNLVKLYGCCVEKNQLMLVYEYMENNSLALALFGKSSLKLQWEVRQNICVGIARGLEFLHEGSMIRMVHRDIKTSNVLLDADLNAKISDFGLARLHEEEHTHISTKIAGTVGYMAPEYALWGHLTEKADVFSFGVVAMEIVSGKSNMKRKGSDDHVSLINWALTLHQRGDIMEIVDPVLQGDFNSKEAVRMIKVAFLCTNSSPSLRPTMSEAVKMLEGEINIREVMSDPGLYGHNWSISNLINIDTHGSSSVSGVAHQTATTMQSSVSGSDLYPFCNESMILNSTAEFSSSPI, from the exons ATGTTGATCGTCTTCTCAATTATTTTCCCCTTCTTTACAATCATCACAAGCTTCTTAGCAATCTCAACATCTGTTTCATCAATTCTTCATCAAGATGAGT TGAATGCTCTAAAGAAGATAGCCACTACACTTGGTATCAACGGATTGAACCTAAGTTATGGAGACCCTTGCCATTTAGGATACCTAAAGATGATTCCCGAAGTTGCTATTGTTTCGAATCGGGAGCTTAGAAACAACACCATTGACTGTGATTGTAGcttcaacaataacacaacatgTCGTATAATAAACAT AGACCTAAAGACCCTTAGCCTTCGAGGAAAACTTCCACCTGAGTTAGCTGAGCTTCAATATCTCCAAACGAT aGACTTGTGTAGAAATTACCTTTCGGGCTCAATCCCAATGGAGTGGGCTTCGCTGCCAAACCTTACTTATAT TAGGGTAAGTGACAATAACTTTGATGGTACCATCCCAGCATACATTGGCAACTGGCCTCGGCTTCAAAAGCT ATATCTATACGCGAGTGGACTAAAAGGACCAATACCTGATGAAATAGCGCGCCTAGAAAATCTTACTAACTT GTTTATCACTGATACGAGTGGGATTAACATCTTCCCATATATATCGAGCCAAGCCATTGAAACCCT GATTTTGAGGAATGTGAGTTTGTCTGGTCCGATTCCTTCTTACATCTGGAATATGCCAAAACTAAAGATTCT TGATTTATCATTCAACAATTTGACTGGTGACGTTCATGGAGGAAGAGCACCAGCATATAC ATATTTGACTGGAAACAGGCTTTCTGGAGAAGTTGAATCTGGTGTTTTTCTCAAAAGCAACGCTCAAAT TGATCTCTCTTACAACAATTTCTCATGGTGGCCTAGCTGCCAGGAGAATAG TAACATTAACACATACCGGAGCTCATACTTAAACAATTT AACTGGGATTCTTCCATGTGCTGGTCCAATCAACTGCACGAGCT ATCAGCGAACACTACATATAAACTGTGGTGGAGACAACATAGTTATTACAAAATCTTCTCATAAAATCACTTATCAAGCTGATAACACTAAAACCAAAGCCGCAACAAATCAGCAATTCAAAGACTGGGGAATTAGTAACACAGGGGAATTCTTCTCAGATGGTCATACGAAAGAATCAAGTAACACAGATGACACGTACATCATTTCAACTAGTTTAAGATTATCTGGGGATTCCCCTGATATCTATAAGACGGCACGTCGATCTCCCCTATCTCTAGTTTATTATGCGTTTTGCATGGAGAATGGAACCTACAGTGTGAAACTCCATTTTATGGAGATCCAGTTTTCAGACCAAGAACTATACAGTCGTCTTGGCAGACGCATATTTGACGTTTATGTTCAG GGAGTATTGTTCTTGAGGGATTTTAACATCAAAGAGGCGGCTAATGGGACTCTGAAGCCTGTTTTCAAAACAGTGAGTGCGAATGtgacaaataatatattagagATTCAGTTGTACTGGGCTGGTAAAGGAACAACACTTATTCCTGAAAGAGGAAATTATGGTCCTCTTATCTCTGCTATCTCCTTGTGTCACAGCA gTATGGAGCCACAATGTGGag CAATGAAAACAGAACTTGACACCAATTATCCACTAATTTTCGGGGTAGTGGGTAGCTTGATAGCAGTTACTCTCTTGGCTTTTGGATTATACACTCAGAAAATATGCATACGAGACAAGTACACACGAGAAAGAG ATTTGAGAGCACAGGGTGTGCAAACCGTTTGCTTTACTTGGAGGCAACTGGAAGCTGCAACAAACAATTTTGATCAAGCCAATAAACTTGGAGAAGGAGGTTTTGGATCCGTATTCAGA GGAGAGCTTTCAGATGGAACTATCATAGCAGTCAAGCAGCTATCTTCCAAGTCATGCCAAGGAAACCGCGAGTTTGTGAATGAGATAGGCATGATCTCAGGTCTGAATCATCCAAACCTTGTCAAGCTTTATGGATGTTGTGTAGAGAAGAATCAGTTAATGCTCGTGTACGAATACATGGAAAATAACTCCCTTGCTCTTGCACTGTTTG GAAAGAGCTCCCTGAAATTGCAATGGGAAGTTAGACAAAACATATGCGTGGGAATTGCAAGAGGGCTTGAATTCCTCCATGAAGGATCGATGATCAGGATGGTTCACCGTGACATAAAAACCAGTAACGTGCTTCTAGACGCTGACCTTAATGCAAAGATATCAGACTTTGGATTGGCTAGGCTCCATGAAGAAGAACACACCCACATTAGCACCAAGATTGCAGGGACCGT TGGATATATGGCTCCAGAATATGCACTGTGGGGTCATTTGACTGAGAAAGCAGACGTGTTCAGCTTCGGAGTTGTGGCAATGGAAATTGTTAGTGGAAAGAGTAATATGAAACGGAAAGGAAGTGATGATCATGTCTCCCTTATCAATTGG GCTCTGACGCTGCATCAGAGAGGGGACATAATGGAGATTGTAGATCCAGTGCTCCAAGGAGATTTCAACAGCAAAGAAGCAGTAAGGATGATCAAAGTTGCTTTCCTTTGCACAAACTCATCTCCTTCCTTAAGGCCTACCATGTCAGAGGCTGTTAAAATGCTCGAGGGAGAGATCAACATAAGAGAGGTTATGTCAGATCCTGGTCTATATGGACACAATTGGAGCATCTCAAATCTTATCAACATTGATACACATGGAAGCTCGAGTGTGTCTGGTGTGGCCCATCAAACGGCAACGACAATGCAAtcctctgtttctggttctGATCTCTACCCATTTTGCAATGAATCCATGATCCTAAACTCCACAGCAGAGTTTTCCTCCTCGCCAATATGA
- the LOC106357989 gene encoding probable LRR receptor-like serine/threonine-protein kinase At1g29720 isoform X1, with product MLIVFSIIFPFFTIITSFLAISTSVSSILHQDELNALKKIATTLGINGLNLSYGDPCHLGYLKMIPEVAIVSNRELRNNTIDCDCSFNNNTTCRIINIDLKTLSLRGKLPPELAELQYLQTIDLCRNYLSGSIPMEWASLPNLTYISLCANRLSGPLPSGLQNFNNLRFLGVEANQFSGPIPDGIGNLTNLKGLQLGSNQFTGSLPNTLARLVNLEDFRVSDNNFDGTIPAYIGNWPRLQKLYLYASGLKGPIPDEIARLENLTNLFITDTSGINIFPYISSQAIETLILRNVSLSGPIPSYIWNMPKLKILDLSFNNLTGDVHGGRAPAYTYLTGNRLSGEVESGVFLKSNAQIDLSYNNFSWWPSCQENSNINTYRSSYLNNLTGILPCAGPINCTSYQRTLHINCGGDNIVITKSSHKITYQADNTKTKAATNQQFKDWGISNTGEFFSDGHTKESSNTDDTYIISTSLRLSGDSPDIYKTARRSPLSLVYYAFCMENGTYSVKLHFMEIQFSDQELYSRLGRRIFDVYVQGVLFLRDFNIKEAANGTLKPVFKTVSANVTNNILEIQLYWAGKGTTLIPERGNYGPLISAISLCHSSMEPQCGAMKTELDTNYPLIFGVVGSLIAVTLLAFGLYTQKICIRDKYTRERDLRAQGVQTVCFTWRQLEAATNNFDQANKLGEGGFGSVFRGELSDGTIIAVKQLSSKSCQGNREFVNEIGMISGLNHPNLVKLYGCCVEKNQLMLVYEYMENNSLALALFGKSSLKLQWEVRQNICVGIARGLEFLHEGSMIRMVHRDIKTSNVLLDADLNAKISDFGLARLHEEEHTHISTKIAGTVGYMAPEYALWGHLTEKADVFSFGVVAMEIVSGKSNMKRKGSDDHVSLINWALTLHQRGDIMEIVDPVLQGDFNSKEAVRMIKVAFLCTNSSPSLRPTMSEAVKMLEGEINIREVMSDPGLYGHNWSISNLINIDTHGSSSVSGVAHQTATTMQSSVSGSDLYPFCNESMILNSTAEFSSSPI from the exons ATGTTGATCGTCTTCTCAATTATTTTCCCCTTCTTTACAATCATCACAAGCTTCTTAGCAATCTCAACATCTGTTTCATCAATTCTTCATCAAGATGAGT TGAATGCTCTAAAGAAGATAGCCACTACACTTGGTATCAACGGATTGAACCTAAGTTATGGAGACCCTTGCCATTTAGGATACCTAAAGATGATTCCCGAAGTTGCTATTGTTTCGAATCGGGAGCTTAGAAACAACACCATTGACTGTGATTGTAGcttcaacaataacacaacatgTCGTATAATAAACAT AGACCTAAAGACCCTTAGCCTTCGAGGAAAACTTCCACCTGAGTTAGCTGAGCTTCAATATCTCCAAACGAT aGACTTGTGTAGAAATTACCTTTCGGGCTCAATCCCAATGGAGTGGGCTTCGCTGCCAAACCTTACTTATAT CTCGCTCTGCGCGAATCGTTTGTCTGGGCCTTTACCATCTGGTTTACAAAATTTCAACAATCTGAGATTCCT AGGGGTTGAAGCAAATCAGTTCTCTGGTCCGATTCCCGACGGGATTGGTAACTTGACCAACCTAAAAGGATT ACAACTTGGGTCCAACCAATTTACAGGAAGCCTGCCTAACACTCTCGCGAGACTGGTGAACCTTGAGGATTT TAGGGTAAGTGACAATAACTTTGATGGTACCATCCCAGCATACATTGGCAACTGGCCTCGGCTTCAAAAGCT ATATCTATACGCGAGTGGACTAAAAGGACCAATACCTGATGAAATAGCGCGCCTAGAAAATCTTACTAACTT GTTTATCACTGATACGAGTGGGATTAACATCTTCCCATATATATCGAGCCAAGCCATTGAAACCCT GATTTTGAGGAATGTGAGTTTGTCTGGTCCGATTCCTTCTTACATCTGGAATATGCCAAAACTAAAGATTCT TGATTTATCATTCAACAATTTGACTGGTGACGTTCATGGAGGAAGAGCACCAGCATATAC ATATTTGACTGGAAACAGGCTTTCTGGAGAAGTTGAATCTGGTGTTTTTCTCAAAAGCAACGCTCAAAT TGATCTCTCTTACAACAATTTCTCATGGTGGCCTAGCTGCCAGGAGAATAG TAACATTAACACATACCGGAGCTCATACTTAAACAATTT AACTGGGATTCTTCCATGTGCTGGTCCAATCAACTGCACGAGCT ATCAGCGAACACTACATATAAACTGTGGTGGAGACAACATAGTTATTACAAAATCTTCTCATAAAATCACTTATCAAGCTGATAACACTAAAACCAAAGCCGCAACAAATCAGCAATTCAAAGACTGGGGAATTAGTAACACAGGGGAATTCTTCTCAGATGGTCATACGAAAGAATCAAGTAACACAGATGACACGTACATCATTTCAACTAGTTTAAGATTATCTGGGGATTCCCCTGATATCTATAAGACGGCACGTCGATCTCCCCTATCTCTAGTTTATTATGCGTTTTGCATGGAGAATGGAACCTACAGTGTGAAACTCCATTTTATGGAGATCCAGTTTTCAGACCAAGAACTATACAGTCGTCTTGGCAGACGCATATTTGACGTTTATGTTCAG GGAGTATTGTTCTTGAGGGATTTTAACATCAAAGAGGCGGCTAATGGGACTCTGAAGCCTGTTTTCAAAACAGTGAGTGCGAATGtgacaaataatatattagagATTCAGTTGTACTGGGCTGGTAAAGGAACAACACTTATTCCTGAAAGAGGAAATTATGGTCCTCTTATCTCTGCTATCTCCTTGTGTCACAGCA gTATGGAGCCACAATGTGGag CAATGAAAACAGAACTTGACACCAATTATCCACTAATTTTCGGGGTAGTGGGTAGCTTGATAGCAGTTACTCTCTTGGCTTTTGGATTATACACTCAGAAAATATGCATACGAGACAAGTACACACGAGAAAGAG ATTTGAGAGCACAGGGTGTGCAAACCGTTTGCTTTACTTGGAGGCAACTGGAAGCTGCAACAAACAATTTTGATCAAGCCAATAAACTTGGAGAAGGAGGTTTTGGATCCGTATTCAGA GGAGAGCTTTCAGATGGAACTATCATAGCAGTCAAGCAGCTATCTTCCAAGTCATGCCAAGGAAACCGCGAGTTTGTGAATGAGATAGGCATGATCTCAGGTCTGAATCATCCAAACCTTGTCAAGCTTTATGGATGTTGTGTAGAGAAGAATCAGTTAATGCTCGTGTACGAATACATGGAAAATAACTCCCTTGCTCTTGCACTGTTTG GAAAGAGCTCCCTGAAATTGCAATGGGAAGTTAGACAAAACATATGCGTGGGAATTGCAAGAGGGCTTGAATTCCTCCATGAAGGATCGATGATCAGGATGGTTCACCGTGACATAAAAACCAGTAACGTGCTTCTAGACGCTGACCTTAATGCAAAGATATCAGACTTTGGATTGGCTAGGCTCCATGAAGAAGAACACACCCACATTAGCACCAAGATTGCAGGGACCGT TGGATATATGGCTCCAGAATATGCACTGTGGGGTCATTTGACTGAGAAAGCAGACGTGTTCAGCTTCGGAGTTGTGGCAATGGAAATTGTTAGTGGAAAGAGTAATATGAAACGGAAAGGAAGTGATGATCATGTCTCCCTTATCAATTGG GCTCTGACGCTGCATCAGAGAGGGGACATAATGGAGATTGTAGATCCAGTGCTCCAAGGAGATTTCAACAGCAAAGAAGCAGTAAGGATGATCAAAGTTGCTTTCCTTTGCACAAACTCATCTCCTTCCTTAAGGCCTACCATGTCAGAGGCTGTTAAAATGCTCGAGGGAGAGATCAACATAAGAGAGGTTATGTCAGATCCTGGTCTATATGGACACAATTGGAGCATCTCAAATCTTATCAACATTGATACACATGGAAGCTCGAGTGTGTCTGGTGTGGCCCATCAAACGGCAACGACAATGCAAtcctctgtttctggttctGATCTCTACCCATTTTGCAATGAATCCATGATCCTAAACTCCACAGCAGAGTTTTCCTCCTCGCCAATATGA